The following coding sequences are from one uncultured Desulfobacter sp. window:
- a CDS encoding NAD-glutamate dehydrogenase domain-containing protein, whose product MANLPPDIRRSPHIIDRADALNLNIRILYEAVIDLSAQGLITAHCINLAAGILLNDLGLPSYFFENITTDSLKQILSSITSSIAIQDDRVVLVGRVAHIDFDLGQGSEVQRVRIATRETRDAMEKLMETMISGHRREYYYSRENEYYTYIFRPETVNDFTRHEFKDSAFLFNLAGDYTATPEPTRMRYEKFLKESRASVRPLVKVFNLPATAETRIMFNSNFATPQIPIFRQLLKDHGFTLMRAYWEPYWNGSYVPTSICSLYLQGEMSQAREIHLIREIQDFLAFNVGPVTALYVQGMLTYKEMLFAGNAIDFTRVFIFSESTAKSDHAIISRLDDRACEEAFADRIYKAARAAFNTRTIEVEVMAHPGLLKALYEFFSHRFDPAPALGTADDPTEQCETFLRMCRTRLADHPTALQVFRFMAKFVTHCCKTNFYTPDKRAYSFRLDSGILDPLVYNRPVYGIFFINGHYASGVHMRSADIARGGLRVIPTAPAAYGRQMENAARLSFILGPRDSRLKHKDICEGGASGVIVPHPVYGEYTRDAVLDFIEGILDLTLPNETVIDYYGRPEMLFFEPDRGTADFMDTVALRAKERGYLHWRTIATEKACGIFHYNYGVLNNGKLFGLLPAGDGLGELQVNGKSQLVTRDPEKLGKRIRGEIKTLGMSTTAMMAALRTLIHHHNVREKDLNLMVVGGPGGRLVGNELLCYQGRICLAIDNKALLFDPAGLDPGELEKLALGARTGTAVGAMAFPSDKLSPEGFKIPVTAARTFLADGAVVEDSALFHRDFLFNPEMRTYIRKAGIQVCLPCGGFKEGVTGRTVTSFLENFKELEFIVEGSGLFFDNNARRHIAANTGIRHLKDSTANKGGAFSSVMVEVLPDFLLGDQYEAALIEDPKVCCALIQEVLGLVETHTATETKMLIRRYDADPSIPLFAQSDKAGEEILALQDIFRARLNTILKQKNQVWKILAAYIPKTLVKQMGKKRIIDMLNTDSMQEYRDAILTKQLAATGFYRFGLEWKNFLAALETDFTGTVADLAACPLFASTACPSLSGM is encoded by the coding sequence GTGGCCAACCTGCCGCCCGACATCCGCCGCTCCCCCCATATCATTGACCGCGCCGACGCACTTAACCTCAACATCCGGATTCTCTACGAAGCGGTCATCGACCTTTCCGCCCAGGGGCTGATCACCGCCCATTGCATCAACCTGGCCGCAGGAATTCTGCTCAATGACCTGGGGCTTCCCAGCTATTTTTTCGAGAATATCACCACCGATTCCCTCAAGCAGATCCTCTCTTCCATCACCTCCAGCATTGCCATCCAGGATGACCGGGTGGTTTTGGTGGGCCGGGTGGCCCACATCGACTTTGACCTGGGGCAGGGCAGTGAGGTCCAGCGGGTGCGCATCGCCACCCGGGAGACCCGGGACGCCATGGAAAAATTGATGGAAACCATGATATCCGGACACCGCAGGGAGTATTACTACAGCCGGGAAAATGAATACTACACCTATATTTTCCGGCCGGAAACCGTAAACGATTTCACCCGGCATGAGTTCAAGGATTCTGCCTTTCTTTTCAACCTTGCCGGGGATTACACCGCAACCCCCGAACCCACACGCATGCGGTATGAAAAATTTTTAAAAGAGAGCAGGGCGTCGGTGAGGCCCCTGGTGAAAGTGTTCAATCTGCCGGCCACCGCAGAAACCCGGATTATGTTCAACTCAAATTTTGCCACCCCCCAGATCCCCATTTTCCGGCAGTTGCTCAAGGACCACGGCTTCACCCTCATGCGGGCATATTGGGAGCCTTATTGGAACGGCTCATATGTGCCGACCTCCATCTGTTCACTTTATTTGCAGGGAGAGATGTCCCAGGCCCGGGAGATCCATCTGATCCGGGAGATTCAGGATTTTTTAGCCTTTAATGTGGGCCCTGTCACGGCCCTTTACGTGCAAGGAATGCTGACTTATAAAGAAATGCTTTTTGCCGGCAACGCCATTGACTTCACCCGGGTATTCATCTTCTCGGAAAGCACAGCCAAAAGCGATCATGCCATCATATCCCGCCTGGATGACAGGGCCTGTGAAGAGGCCTTTGCCGACCGGATTTACAAGGCTGCCCGGGCCGCCTTTAATACCCGGACCATCGAGGTTGAGGTCATGGCCCACCCCGGGCTTCTTAAAGCCCTATATGAATTTTTCTCCCACCGATTTGACCCGGCCCCGGCACTTGGAACGGCAGATGATCCCACTGAACAATGTGAGACGTTCCTGCGGATGTGCCGAACCCGCTTGGCAGACCACCCCACGGCCCTGCAAGTTTTCCGGTTCATGGCAAAATTTGTGACCCATTGTTGCAAGACCAATTTTTACACCCCGGACAAACGGGCTTACAGCTTTCGTCTGGACAGCGGTATTTTGGATCCCCTGGTATACAATCGGCCTGTCTACGGCATTTTTTTCATCAACGGCCACTATGCCTCGGGCGTCCATATGCGGTCCGCCGACATTGCCCGGGGTGGGTTGCGTGTCATACCAACGGCGCCGGCGGCTTATGGAAGGCAGATGGAAAATGCGGCCCGGCTCAGCTTTATCCTGGGGCCCCGGGACAGTCGTCTCAAGCATAAGGACATCTGTGAAGGCGGGGCCTCGGGGGTGATCGTTCCCCACCCTGTCTACGGTGAATATACCAGGGATGCCGTACTGGATTTCATCGAAGGCATTCTGGATCTTACACTTCCCAATGAAACTGTAATAGATTATTACGGGCGGCCGGAAATGCTCTTTTTCGAACCGGACCGGGGTACGGCAGATTTTATGGATACCGTGGCACTCAGGGCAAAGGAGCGGGGATATCTCCACTGGCGGACCATTGCCACGGAAAAAGCCTGCGGCATCTTTCATTATAATTACGGTGTCTTGAACAACGGCAAATTGTTCGGGCTGCTGCCGGCCGGGGATGGTCTTGGCGAGCTGCAAGTTAACGGGAAATCCCAGCTGGTCACCCGGGATCCGGAAAAACTTGGAAAGAGAATCCGTGGAGAAATAAAAACGTTGGGTATGAGCACCACGGCCATGATGGCGGCCTTGCGGACTTTGATCCATCACCATAATGTCCGGGAAAAAGATCTGAATCTGATGGTTGTCGGCGGACCCGGCGGCCGGCTGGTGGGCAATGAGCTGCTCTGTTACCAGGGGCGGATCTGCCTGGCCATAGATAATAAAGCCCTGCTTTTTGATCCGGCCGGACTGGATCCTGGTGAATTGGAAAAACTGGCCTTGGGCGCTCGTACCGGGACAGCCGTCGGCGCCATGGCCTTCCCTTCGGACAAACTTTCTCCCGAGGGCTTCAAAATCCCGGTCACCGCTGCACGTACATTTCTGGCCGACGGTGCCGTGGTTGAAGACAGCGCTCTATTCCACAGAGATTTCCTGTTTAACCCGGAAATGAGGACGTACATTCGCAAGGCGGGTATTCAGGTCTGTCTGCCCTGCGGCGGATTCAAGGAGGGTGTCACCGGAAGAACCGTCACATCCTTTTTGGAAAATTTCAAGGAGCTTGAATTCATCGTGGAAGGCAGTGGGCTCTTTTTTGACAACAATGCCCGTCGGCATATTGCGGCAAACACCGGCATCCGCCACCTCAAGGATTCCACTGCCAACAAAGGCGGCGCCTTCTCCTCGGTTATGGTTGAAGTCCTTCCGGATTTCCTTCTCGGCGACCAGTACGAGGCTGCACTGATTGAGGATCCCAAGGTGTGCTGTGCCCTGATTCAGGAGGTCCTGGGTCTTGTCGAAACCCATACCGCTACAGAAACAAAGATGTTAATCCGCCGATATGACGCAGATCCGTCCATTCCGCTGTTTGCCCAATCCGACAAGGCCGGAGAAGAGATTCTGGCGCTTCAGGATATATTTCGCGCCAGGCTCAACACCATATTAAAACAAAAAAATCAGGTTTGGAAAATCCTGGCAGCCTATATCCCAAAAACCTTGGTCAAACAAATGGGGAAAAAGCGGATCATAGACATGCTGAATACCGATTCCATGCAGGAATACCGGGACGCCATCCTCACCAAACAATTGGCAGCTACGGGGTTTTACCGGTTCGGTCTGGAATGGAAGAATTTTTTGGCAGCGCTGGAAACAGATTTTACCGGCACGGTGGCGGATCTGGCTGCCTGCCCACTTTTTGCTTCGACAGCCTGCCCGTCTCTCTCAGGAATGTGA
- a CDS encoding LuxR C-terminal-related transcriptional regulator, translating into MGRIVEQPDIDALVRRNRELEQLEQEHRRMELIFKQQAHNLRERMKEINCLYGISKILEQTGLSLEETFQQVVDLIPPSWQYPEITCAQLLINDQSFRTENYKNTFWKQQANINAYGEPIGILTVCYLEKRPDLDEGAFLAEERSLINAVAELLGRTINRKQAETELRESRRKLKEQNQQLKDKNIALREVMNQLREEKVDLETRVLANVDNLLLPLVKKMEDQGSDLDREYLFLLEENIARLTSSFGTKISQLHQRLTPRENEICNMIRTGLSSKEIGKMLNLSYRSVETYRNHIRKKLGITNKKINLNSYLSGL; encoded by the coding sequence ATGGGACGCATCGTGGAGCAGCCGGACATTGACGCCCTGGTTCGCCGCAACCGGGAGCTGGAACAACTGGAGCAGGAGCATCGGCGCATGGAGTTGATCTTCAAGCAGCAGGCCCACAATCTCCGGGAGCGTATGAAGGAGATCAACTGCCTGTACGGGATCTCCAAGATTCTGGAACAGACCGGGCTCTCCCTGGAAGAGACCTTTCAACAGGTGGTGGATCTTATTCCGCCTTCCTGGCAGTACCCGGAGATTACATGTGCCCAGCTGCTCATCAACGACCAGAGTTTTCGCACGGAAAATTATAAAAACACCTTCTGGAAACAGCAGGCAAACATCAATGCCTATGGGGAGCCCATCGGCATCCTTACGGTCTGCTACCTTGAAAAACGGCCCGACCTGGACGAAGGTGCCTTTCTGGCCGAAGAGCGGTCATTGATCAATGCGGTGGCCGAACTGCTGGGCCGGACCATTAACCGAAAACAGGCGGAAACCGAACTGCGGGAATCACGGCGCAAGCTCAAGGAACAGAACCAGCAGCTCAAGGATAAAAATATTGCCCTGCGGGAAGTGATGAATCAGCTGCGCGAAGAAAAGGTGGACCTGGAAACGCGGGTCCTGGCCAACGTGGATAACTTGCTGCTGCCCCTGGTCAAAAAAATGGAAGACCAGGGGTCGGATCTGGACCGGGAGTACCTGTTCCTGCTCGAGGAAAATATCGCCCGGCTCACCTCTTCATTCGGCACCAAAATTTCCCAGCTTCACCAGCGCCTCACCCCCCGGGAAAACGAAATCTGCAATATGATCCGCACGGGTTTGAGCTCCAAGGAGATCGGAAAAATGCTTAACCTCTCCTACCGCAGTGTGGAGACCTATCGAAATCACATCCGCAAAAAGCTGGGTATCACCAATAAAAAAATTAACCTGAACTCTTACCTGTCCGGCCTGTAA
- the gdhA gene encoding NADP-specific glutamate dehydrogenase, which yields MSEELNKIIAKDPDQKEFHQAVQEVIETVQPVLDRNPEYRHAKILERLAEPERVVMFRVPWMDDTGAVQVNRGYRIGMNSAIGPYKGGLRFHPSVNLSILKFLAFEQVFKNALTTLPMGGGKGGSDFDPKGKSDNEVMRFCQSFMSELHRHIGPNTDVPAGDIGVGGREIGYLFGQYKRLTNAFDPVLTGKGLDWGGSLIRPEATGYGAVYFAAEMLATRNGSMVDKTCLVSGSGNVAQYTVEKIMDLGGKAVTLSDSTGFVYDPTGIDRSKLAWVMELKNIRRGRIEEYAEKYPEAVYTKTDATLDYNPLWGIQADCAFPSATQNEINGKDAANLIENGVFVVSEGANMPSTPDAVDLFVDHKILYAPGKAANAGGVAVSGLEMSQNAVRRAWSREKVDMRLQGIMKSIHTACVDACAEYGEKGNYVAGANIAGFTKVVNAMLDQGLV from the coding sequence ATGTCAGAAGAACTGAATAAAATCATTGCCAAAGACCCCGACCAAAAAGAGTTTCACCAGGCTGTTCAGGAAGTGATCGAGACGGTTCAGCCCGTTTTGGACCGCAACCCCGAATACCGCCATGCCAAGATTCTGGAGCGTCTGGCCGAGCCCGAACGGGTCGTCATGTTCCGGGTGCCCTGGATGGACGACACCGGAGCCGTTCAGGTGAATCGCGGTTATCGCATCGGAATGAACTCGGCCATTGGACCCTACAAGGGCGGGCTGCGCTTTCATCCGTCGGTGAATCTCTCCATACTCAAGTTCCTGGCCTTTGAACAGGTGTTTAAAAACGCCCTGACCACCCTGCCCATGGGCGGCGGCAAAGGCGGGTCCGATTTCGATCCCAAAGGAAAATCCGACAATGAAGTGATGCGCTTCTGCCAGTCTTTTATGTCCGAACTGCACCGGCACATCGGGCCGAACACCGACGTGCCGGCCGGGGACATCGGCGTGGGCGGCAGGGAGATCGGCTATCTTTTCGGACAGTACAAACGGCTGACCAATGCATTCGACCCGGTGCTCACGGGCAAGGGCCTGGATTGGGGCGGCAGCCTCATCCGCCCGGAAGCCACGGGCTACGGAGCGGTCTATTTTGCCGCCGAAATGCTGGCCACCCGCAACGGCAGCATGGTAGACAAAACCTGCCTGGTGTCCGGTTCCGGCAACGTGGCCCAGTACACCGTGGAGAAAATTATGGATCTGGGCGGCAAAGCCGTCACCCTGTCGGACTCCACCGGGTTCGTCTACGATCCAACCGGCATTGACCGGAGTAAACTGGCCTGGGTCATGGAGTTGAAAAACATCCGGCGGGGCCGCATCGAAGAATATGCCGAAAAATATCCCGAAGCCGTTTACACCAAAACCGATGCCACCCTGGATTATAATCCCCTTTGGGGCATTCAAGCCGACTGCGCCTTTCCTTCGGCCACCCAGAACGAAATCAACGGCAAAGATGCGGCAAACCTCATTGAAAACGGGGTCTTTGTGGTATCCGAAGGGGCCAACATGCCCTCCACCCCGGACGCCGTCGACCTATTTGTGGACCACAAAATCCTCTACGCCCCGGGCAAGGCCGCCAATGCCGGCGGAGTGGCCGTATCCGGTCTGGAGATGTCCCAGAACGCCGTACGCCGGGCCTGGAGCAGGGAAAAGGTGGACATGCGGCTGCAGGGCATCATGAAATCCATCCATACCGCCTGTGTGGACGCCTGTGCCGAATATGGCGAGAAAGGCAACTACGTGGCCGGGGCCAATATTGCCGGTTTTACCAAGGTGGTTAACGCCATGCTGGATCAGGGTCTTGTCTAG
- a CDS encoding PEP/pyruvate-binding domain-containing protein, which translates to MDRVSQNISNAPEMSQILDFQVSKILFICRPYHCPGLKADIHPSPWEITHAVCMDEAAALLGNANFDLVFIESEVLDDSSGVTIPQLKALYPGLPVVLLVPPGHCKTRSLKQAGDHVFIWSGTPECFHAMVRFIEDQRCQDTGRRAVLLVEDSPEYTSFFLPAVYKGIDASFPGARPPKLVLTDSYETAMARFHELGERLECVISDTRLPRQGKELSGAGIDILLTIHREMPDLPIMLMSAEETNKKGAQSIPAPFLDKNGHQPTRELYEFFRSLAGDLPARRLNTGSQERYPVQTVSGGLTRIGRGSIGGKARGLAFLAQTLDRRPDLGKTYPEMVVNIPGALVLCTDIFEDFVRDNGLESVADQPLAELVQAFIDAPLPREVLRHLARLSVASHAPLAVRSSSLLEDAAVHPCAGVYKTYMIPNTHADPDIRSSQLATAVKLVYASAYYKKARAFVRSTTARPFRESMAVMVQAVAGSRYNDFFYPALSGTAQSLNFYPVANAKAHEGILNLALGLGRTLAQGEQSFRVSPRHPQATPQFAGTRDLLEKTQNRFYALRVGDCPETLRFGICSNLERRDLAQALEEAPVKALASTYMPVEDRIRDTWYCKGPKIITFAQVLKYGEPPLTALVNDLMAALSGDAGGPMELEFAADLPDEPGAPWKIFLLQARPMSSPRDTGLITKRDLDEAVCVSTSALGNCTLDTIRDIVYVNPETFEGGKTPDMARQISRINAELAKTNRRFLLAGPGRWGSSDPWLGIPVQWQQISGAGAIVEIRDGTIHADASGGSHFFNTITSRGVPYITVNPEGADRIDFEHLAGCCSVRNEGFIRHICLNRPLVIKVDGKHSRSVIMNFGNTDHHIQEE; encoded by the coding sequence ATGGATAGAGTTAGCCAAAACATAAGCAACGCACCTGAAATGTCACAGATCCTGGATTTTCAGGTCAGCAAGATCCTTTTTATTTGCCGGCCTTACCATTGCCCGGGACTGAAAGCCGATATTCATCCCTCCCCCTGGGAGATCACCCATGCGGTTTGTATGGACGAGGCCGCCGCACTGCTCGGCAACGCGAATTTTGATCTTGTTTTTATTGAAAGCGAGGTGCTGGATGACAGCTCAGGGGTGACGATCCCCCAGCTTAAAGCCCTTTACCCCGGCTTGCCGGTTGTCCTCCTGGTGCCACCGGGTCATTGCAAAACCCGGTCGTTGAAACAGGCTGGGGACCACGTGTTTATCTGGTCCGGAACACCTGAATGCTTCCATGCCATGGTCCGTTTTATTGAGGATCAGCGCTGTCAGGATACCGGCCGCCGTGCCGTGCTTCTGGTGGAAGACAGTCCTGAATACACCTCGTTTTTTCTTCCAGCGGTATACAAGGGCATTGATGCGTCCTTCCCCGGCGCCAGACCGCCTAAGCTTGTTCTGACTGATTCATATGAAACAGCCATGGCGCGGTTCCATGAATTGGGGGAACGTCTTGAGTGTGTCATTTCCGATACCCGGCTTCCCCGGCAGGGAAAAGAGCTGTCCGGTGCCGGTATTGACATCCTGTTGACCATTCACAGGGAAATGCCCGATCTTCCCATCATGCTCATGAGTGCGGAAGAGACAAACAAAAAAGGAGCCCAAAGCATCCCGGCCCCTTTTCTGGATAAAAATGGTCACCAACCAACCCGGGAACTTTATGAATTTTTTCGTAGCCTGGCAGGGGATCTCCCGGCCCGGCGGTTAAACACCGGCTCCCAAGAGCGGTATCCGGTTCAAACCGTTTCCGGCGGACTTACCCGCATCGGACGCGGGTCCATCGGTGGCAAGGCCCGGGGGCTGGCCTTTCTGGCCCAGACCCTTGACCGCCGCCCCGACCTTGGAAAGACCTATCCTGAGATGGTGGTCAACATTCCTGGGGCCCTGGTCCTCTGCACCGATATTTTTGAAGACTTTGTCCGGGACAACGGACTGGAAAGCGTTGCAGACCAACCGTTGGCCGAGCTGGTCCAGGCATTCATCGACGCCCCGCTGCCCCGGGAGGTACTCCGGCATTTGGCGCGTCTGTCGGTGGCGTCCCATGCGCCCCTTGCCGTACGCTCCTCCAGCCTTCTGGAAGATGCCGCCGTCCATCCGTGCGCCGGGGTGTACAAAACCTATATGATCCCCAACACCCATGCCGATCCGGACATCCGGTCGTCCCAGCTTGCCACCGCAGTTAAACTGGTCTATGCCTCTGCCTACTATAAAAAAGCCCGGGCCTTTGTGCGCAGCACAACCGCCCGGCCCTTCAGGGAGAGCATGGCCGTTATGGTCCAGGCCGTGGCCGGCAGCCGGTACAACGATTTTTTTTACCCGGCCCTGTCGGGCACGGCCCAGTCCCTGAATTTTTATCCGGTGGCCAATGCCAAAGCCCATGAGGGTATACTGAACCTGGCACTGGGATTAGGCCGGACCCTGGCCCAGGGGGAACAAAGTTTCAGGGTATCGCCCAGACATCCCCAGGCCACGCCTCAATTTGCCGGCACCCGGGATCTTCTGGAAAAAACCCAAAACCGCTTTTACGCCCTTAGAGTGGGGGATTGCCCGGAGACCCTGCGTTTCGGCATCTGCTCCAACCTGGAACGCCGGGATCTGGCCCAGGCCTTGGAAGAGGCGCCGGTCAAAGCCCTGGCATCAACCTATATGCCCGTCGAAGACCGGATCAGGGATACCTGGTACTGCAAAGGCCCCAAAATCATCACCTTTGCCCAGGTCCTGAAATACGGGGAGCCGCCCCTGACCGCCCTGGTCAACGACCTGATGGCTGCCCTGTCCGGTGATGCCGGTGGCCCCATGGAATTGGAGTTTGCCGCCGATCTTCCCGACGAACCGGGCGCCCCCTGGAAAATTTTTTTACTCCAGGCCCGGCCCATGTCCAGTCCCCGGGACACCGGGTTGATCACCAAACGAGATCTTGATGAAGCTGTCTGCGTCTCCACCTCTGCGTTGGGAAACTGCACCCTGGACACCATCAGGGACATTGTCTATGTCAATCCCGAAACCTTTGAAGGGGGTAAAACCCCGGATATGGCACGGCAGATCAGCCGGATTAATGCGGAGTTGGCCAAAACCAACCGCCGGTTTCTGCTGGCCGGTCCCGGCCGGTGGGGATCATCGGATCCCTGGCTGGGCATTCCTGTGCAGTGGCAGCAGATTTCCGGTGCCGGTGCCATCGTGGAAATCCGGGACGGCACCATCCACGCCGATGCCTCCGGGGGCTCCCATTTTTTCAACACCATCACTTCCCGGGGGGTGCCCTATATCACCGTGAATCCCGAAGGTGCGGACCGAATCGATTTCGAGCATCTGGCCGGTTGCTGCTCTGTGCGGAACGAGGGCTTCATCCGTCACATATGCCTGAACCGCCCCCTGGTGATTAAAGTCGATGGGAAACATTCCCGCAGTGTCATTATGAACTTCGGAAACACCGACCATCACATACAAGAAGAGTGA